GACAAACGGTACAAAGTGCGCGCTGTAGACAAGAAGCGTGGAGAAGAACTGGCCAGATAAAAATCGCGCTTACCCAGAGCATCGCGCTCTGCGATCAATTTCTCTACCAGATCAATATCGCTGGCAAATTCTTTGGCGCGTGCAGGATTGCTGTTGATCCAGGCTTTCAGCTCTTCATGCTCTTTGGTTTTGCGTGCCAGGATATCGCTGCCTGCATAGCTGTCGAGCATACCCTGACGGTTTTTGTAGTAGTTGTTGATGCCTGCAACCTGACCGGCGTATTTGAGTTTCGCATCTGGATTGCTGCTGGTTTCTTTGGCGATGATGGCCAGCATGTCACCTGAACTCTTCACAAACGTCGGATAATTCCAGTCAAATGTGTAAGCGACTTCTGATGGCAGGCGATGACGGTTGGTGCGGCCTGGGTAACCCAGCACCATGATAAAGTCACCTTCCTTGAGATTGTCTTTGGCCAGTTTCAGGAAATGTTTTGGTACGTACGGTACATTGTCTTTGCTGTAGTCGGCAGATTTGCCGTCTTTACTGACATACGCGCGGTAAAAACCGTAGTCACCGGTGTGGCGCGGCCACATCCAGTTATCGGTATCGCCACCAAATTTGCCTACACCTTCAGGCGGTGCGTGAACCAGGCGTACGTCTTTGATTTCCAGTTGCTTGATAAGGTAATACTCAAGGCCACCATAGTAAGGATAGACATTGCAGCGATGACCGGCGTCTTTTTCGCATTCAGCGATGATGGCTTTGGAATTTTTTTCAATGGCATCGACACGTGCCTTGCCATTCAATTTGGCAGTATTTTTGTCGATGATCTTGTTACTGACATTGTTGACTTCTTTCGTCACGAAAATACGAGAGCCAGGAGAAGCAGGCAATTCTTCCTCAAGGCTATTTGCCAGAAAACCATTTGCCAGCAAGTTGCGCTCTGGCTTTGAATTGTGGGCAACACTGTTATAGACGCAGTGATGGTTGGTTGCGACTAAGCCCTGTGGGGATACAAAGGAAGCTGAGCAACCGCCGAGACTGACAATTGCTCCCATAGGAAACTCAGTCAATTTGGTCAATGTTGCAGGATCCAGTTTTAAACCGTCTGCCTTAAGTTGCTTGGCAACCTGTGGCAACTGCTGAGGCATCCACATGCCTTCATCTGCGCTAGCTATCTGGCATAGGCTCATGACCGCCAGCGTGGTAAGTGTTTTTTTCATCATATTGTTATAAAAAGATGTGAAAATTATGAGTAATTCCCTCTTGGTACCTTGGAGCAAGTCCAAGGCGCGACAGTTTAGTCTTAAAAACAGGGGAAAGTTCACTATTTTGTACGAACTTTGATGAATTACGTGGATTTTGGCAGTTGGAGGCTTAGAAACTGATATTAAATGTCAGTAAATTGCAATTCAGATATTTTTTTGTTTTCGCGAGCAAGCAGGCATTAAAAGCAAGTCATGACAGTATTGGCTTGAATATCAAAAGATCACAGTATCTTCCTCAACGCCTCACGCAACTCTGATAGTTTGGGGGGTTTACTCAGCACGCAATCCACATGCGAGGGTGAGTCACCGTCATCGACCAGGCGCTGTCCCCAACCTGTCAACATGATGATGGGAGTCGTGGGTGACACTTCCTTGATGGAGCTGGCCAACTTGCGGCCATCGATATATGGCATACCAAGATCGGTGATGACAACGGCAAAAGTATCCCCTCTTTCATGTGCCTCATTAAACGCATTTATCCCAGCCTGACCACCATCAGCCGAGAGTACGCTATGGCCGTCAATTTCCAATATGTCGCGCAAGGACTTTAAAACCATGGGATCATCATCAACCACCAGTATGCGCCTGTGCGTAGGCACAGATTCTGCAGCCGGTGTTCTGGCAATCGGACTGACCGTAGTGGGCACAAGAAAACTCATGCGCATGGTAGTACCCTTGCCAACTTCAGTCAGGATGTCGATATGGGCACTATGTCTTTCTATCATGCCATAGACCATGGCCAGGCCCAGCCCGGTTCCGCGCTCACCTTTGGTGGTAAAGAACGGTTCCAGACACCTGCGCCTGGTATCGTCAGACATGCCTACACCTGAATCGCTGACTTCGATGTGAACTTGTTTCAAGATGACTTCTTTAGTCGATTCCAGCAAATCCTGAACGACACTGGTGCGTAAAGTGAGTACCCCGCCCTCCGGCATGGCATCCACCGCATTGAAGATCAAATTAGTTAATGCTTCCCTTATTTCACCGTGCACACCCATGATATCCGGCAAATCTTGTGCAAGCTCGGTATGCACATTGATGACAATGCCGCGCTGCTGTGGCATGTCGCTCCATCTGGCACGGGTAAGGTCTATGACTTGTTGAACCAGGCTGTTTACATTGACAGCTGACAGAGATAATTGTGGCGCACGCTGGCGATAAAATTCCCTCATCCTGGCGACAGTTGCGGCAACATCATCTATTGCGCGCGAAATAACTTCCAGATAATTTCTGCCTTTAACACTCAGGTTTTTTTCTGTTTCGAGTAAGGATTCAGTATAAAGTGCAACAGGCGAGATTGCGTTGTTGATGTCGTGAGCTATACCGCTGGCCATTTGTCCCAGGGCCCGCAGACGTTCTTGTTGCATGATAGATTGTTGGGTCTGGCGCAAATCATCATAAGCTTGCTGTAGCGCGGTATAGAGTTGCGCCTGATTGGCAGCCAGGGCCACATGCTCGCTCAACTGTCTTAAAAACTCACATTCACCGCTATTAAAGCTATGAGCTTCACGTTTGGCGACGACCAGCACGCCAAACACGGTACTTTCTGCCCTCAGCGGTGCCATCACCAGGGCATTGAGTCCGCCAGCAGCCAGTCTTTGTGGAAAAGGAAAATCGACTATACTGATGTCCGCTTCATAGACCAGTTGACCACGCACACAGCGCGACAGGCCGTTCTCATCTATAGAGACCTGGGTATTCTGGGTCATGGATAATTGTTGCGCCAAAGACTCACTGTGCAAGCCAACGCTGGTGACCTGCAACTGGTTTTTACCTTGGTCATAAAGGCAAACGCAACTGAAATCCACAGGAAGATGGTCTTCGAGGCTACGGATGACAACCTGGAAGATACTCCGTAAATCTTGCCGCTCTCCTATCGAACGGGTAATCTGATGCAGTAAATTCAAGCGGGCAAGCTGTGCCTGTGCTTTTTTCTCGATTTGCTGACGCTCTATGATTTCTGCCTGCAAAGTTTCGTTAATATCAACCAGGGAATCACGAGAGACAGTGGTCAGTTTGAGTTTTTCTGTCATGCCATCAAATGCGCGTGCCAAATCCCCTATCTCGTCCTGGCTGTCAAACCGCAGGGAAAAATCGAGATTGCCTGCGCCGACAATCGCTGTGCCTTCACGCAGTTTTTCCAGAGGCCGGCTGACACTGCGCAGCGTAATATAGATAGTGACAGTCACGACCAATACCACTATGCCACCAAACAGAATCACCGCATTAAAGGCCCGCTGCTGGGCGTTCAGGGCACCGATTCGGCTTTGTTCAGACAAACTCAAGGCATCAGAAATCATGGCCTGGGTTTTATTGGTGATTTGCCCCAATAAACGGGACTCCAATTCCTCCAGTATCTCGGCCTTATCTTTTTCCTTCATCAGCTCTCGATGATTGCCGACCAATAGAGTAAAGAGTTGCGCTATATTTTCGTTACCATCTCTCAATTCGGCTATTGCCTCTTTATCCGCTGACTCGGTAAATTCTTCAGAGCCAGCCAGGCGCTTTCTCAAAGAAGTACTGCGCAATTGCCATTGAGACTTAGTGCGCTCGTCATGGCGCAAGGCATACTCCAACGTCAGATAGCGCAAAGAAGTTACTGCCTGCAATAACTCGCCAGCCGCTTCATTTTTGGCAATTTCCCGCTTCATTTGCAAAGTCGTGGACAACAAAATCACAACAATCATTGCCACGATGGCTAAAGATATTAATTCCGCAAATTTCAGTCGGGTCGAAATTTTCACTTTGGAATCTCAATGAATGATGGTCACTGCCGACGGCTTGACTTTTTCCATACCGTCCAAATATATATAGTCAAGGTAATTTGGCACTTCAGTTTTATTGGTCAGCTTGTTCTTGATTGCCCACCGGGCCTGATCTTCCAGTGCCAGCAATAATCCCTGATCGAGACCAATTTCAAAGCGATAGGTAGCCCATGCTGTTCTTTGTTCTTTGGTATTGGTTTTTTTACCTGCCTCATGCAATATCCGGGCGGCATCAGGCATTTCGTTACAGTAATTACTCCCCTGATCAAGAGCACGCAATACTTTCTTGATCGTTTCAGGCTCAGCAGAAATGTAACTGCGCATGCCAACGACGTTGTACAGGCTTTCATACACATCTTTGCCATAAAAAATCACACCGTTGTCACCAAGTCGCGTCATCATGGTATTCAGGAACGGCTCCCACGTAGCGACAGCGTCGACTTCACCACGCTCTATCGCATCAGCAAATTCTTCCGGCTTGTAATTGATCATGGTCACGTCTTTGACCGACAGTTTCTGGCGGTTCAAAAAAGCGCTGAGGGTGAAATGGCTCGATGAGCTAAGCGTGACGCCAACTCGCTTGCCTTTGAGGTCCGCAGGCTGCAGTATGCCCCGGTCACGGCGTCCGACTATGCCATGGTCTTTGTCAGTTTTAAAAATCGTGGCTATCGCCGCAACCGGTCTTTGGTCCAGCCCGGCAAACATGACTGGAATATCGGCTACGGTCCCGAGGTGTGCCTGCCCCTGAACGACAGCCTCCATAGCGGCTTTGCCACTGGAATGTGACTGTATGAGTACAACGATACCTTCTTTGGCGAAGTAACCCTTCTCACGGGCTGCTGTGATGGAACAGGTGCCTACATATTCAGTATTGGTAGCAATGATGACTTGTTCCAGCGGCACTTTGGACACTGGTGCGCGGATGAGCCAGACATAAATCAAACTCAAGAAAAGAATTGCACCAAGCATACAGGCAAGCCAGATGAGAACTGTCTTGTGAAAAAATTGCCCGAGCTTTATGCCTGCCATGCCGCTTCCCTCTTTTCCGCATTCACTTTACCAACTCATATAGCAATATCCAAAATAAGCGTGAGAGCCGAGCTGAACATTGCAGAGTGATATGAGTATGTGTTTTTAATTGCAACTTGCATCACGTCATGCAATGATGAAACATTGTTTTTTATTCTAGTTCTTCAAGTAAATTTAAGCAAGCAATAGCGGTTTTATTGTCCAGATCCTCTTCTTCATGCCATGCGGAAACAGACACTGCGACCAGCTTGAATTGACGCAATACAGAAAAAAGAGCGCTCATCTGAGCATGCGAGGGGCCTTGCCTGACGTGATATTTAAGAGCAGGTAATTTAGTCCTGTCATCAATCACATCGGTATCAAAATGCAGATATATGTTTTCATGCGGTGACAGGTGCTTGCTTATCTGATCGATGTTGCAAGTGAGTATCTTTGAACTTTCCAGTGACTCTTTTTCACCGGAATCGAGATCGCGGGCATCAGACAGAATGATTTGCTCCTCTGGATAAGGCTTGATACCAACTTCTTTTAAAAAAGTGCCAATGGCATTGCGTTCATTCCTGCGTCTGTCGCGCCGTCCAACCAGCATGGCCAGAGGCATCCCCCCCAGGTATTTGGTAAGCGTGGTTTCCCAGGTGTGAAAATCTCCGTGTGCATCCAGCCACAATATACGGTCTGGTTGCCTGCCCGCTTTTTGAAGTCCCGTCACTACAGCCAAAGTAGAAAAACAGTCGCCAGCTATACAGACTGCCCTGTCGCCGTCTTCAGTGATTTGCTGAACCCTGGTAGCCAGATTTGCATAAATCTGTCCCATTCTGCGCAATTTTTCATTCGCGTCAGCAATGGCGGTTTCTTTGAACTCAGGGATATTCATTATTTCCCAGGGATGTGCGCTGACGTCATTGACGCGGCCAAGACCGTCCCTTCTTTGCCCGGTCAGAAAGGGAATGAGTAAGTGTTTATTCATAGCCAGGTTTCCGGATTCATGGAATAAGCCAAGCTATCCATCATCATTTGCACATCCTTTCTTTTTCCCATGCGTAGCAAATCGGTTTCACGCTTGTGCCAGCGTCGGATTTTGGGTGCCTCAGTCGCCATCGTCACTGGAAAAACAGGTAAACTTCGCATTTCTGGCAAGCCCAGATAAGAAGTAATTTTCTGTATGATTCCAGCGGGGTCTGATAAAAATTCTTCAAATGAGACAGACAAAGAAGTAACCCGGCTATCAATGATGGCCTGGTGTGCAGACAACCATTGATTCAAACAGACTTCTTCCAGATTGGTATTCAAATATTCTTGCCAGTTCGGTGGTAAATCAAATTTCCACCAGCGCTTGCCAAAACTCACGGTATCGGAATATCCCCTGATTGATAAATTGAGTCCTATGCGTTCCAGATCATGTGAAAAAAAAGCAACGGGTGATAACCAGCCATCCATCAAGCCATTCACTGATTGCGCATAACCCCTGGTCAGATGCAGATACCGGATTCTGGCATTTGGAAACAACTGTTCATACATGCCTATCCTGTAAACATCGGGCGGAGTCTTGAATAGCAAGATTTTTTGCTCAACATCGTCGGGCTCTAACTGCCTTCGATGCTGTCTGGGGACTACAAATGGCGGTTCTTCCAGTTTGAAAGGTTCATTGAAACTATGGCTGGCTGCAGGATTTTTTTTCCCGTCGTAATAATCCAGCCGCCAGATTTCGCTCTTGAAAACGCGCGACAATACCAAATCTTGCAGCATGGCTTCACTCTGAATTTTCTTTTCTCCGGCCAAACGAAAAACTGCATCCAGATCATGTATGAGCTGTTCATGAGCTCGATCTTCAGAGAATAAGGCAGGGAATTGCAATAGCAGGCGCTTCCTCCATCTGTCCTTGAGAAATAGATAGTCAGACTCGCCTCCTGCAGGCAAAGTCATGTCATCAAAAATATTATCCAGCAGTACGCCCTGATTATCGATGGACTTGAGCGCGTCGCTGCCTGCATTAAAGGAAAAACCATTTCTCGTCAAAGCAAGAAATGGCTCCATTTCACCATCAAGTGAGGCGATTTCGGGATGCGATGACAGCACGCTTTTAAGCAGGCTGGAGCCTGATCTGGGAGATGTGAGGATAACAGCAACATTCTTGACGCGCGCGGCCAGATCCGTATGCGTCACCCGGCGCAAATCATTGACAGCGTCTATGACGTCCATCATTCACCCGGCTGCTTTGCGCGCCTCATGACAAAGGCATAGAATTTTTTTGTCTCTGCCTTGTCTGCCGCTGCACTCGCCAGTGTTCTGACAGTCAAACCGGCAGCTTTTGCCAATGCCTTGATCTCATCAGTGGCACCAAAATTGGATTGAGAAAAATAAATACGCCCTTCCGGCTTGAGATACTTCCCAACCTCCGCAAAAAATTGTGTATTCGTCTTGAAATCAGTATCCCATTGCGAGCTGGCGACTACGTCATGTGCGGGCTTGTTGCGAAATGGCAGGTTAGCAGTAATGACGTCAAACTGCTCTCCTTCCAGTGCCTGAAACAGGTTGGATTTTTTGACTCTCATGAGTTTGTCAAAACCATGCAGCTTTGCATTGTGTTTGGCACTTTTAATAGCGGCAGGATTAATATCGACAGCTGTCACCTTGCTGGCGCCACCGTAGCAGGCAAAAATAGCAATCACCCCGGAGCCCGTACCTACATCAAGCACGCTTTCACCCGGTTTGATTTTAAAACTCTTCACCAACGGCTGACTATCTGTGAATGGCCAGAAGGTTTCAGGAAAAACCAGGAATTCTTTCCCCAGGTATTTCACCACTTTTCCTTCAGGAGAGATGGTCTTGAATGCCTTTTGTCTGTTCTTTTGCCACCTGTCTATGTGTGCAAGGTTATTTGTTGATGTCTGCTCCATGGCCATCCTTTCTGATGTAAAACACTAAGAAGTGTTCATCAGCATGACGATGCTGATGCTTTAAATCGGGGATTTATTTGCAACGAACTCCAGTGCCTTGTCCACAGCCAATCCAAACTCTTCAATGTTGATGGGTTTGGTAATGTAAGAAAAAAAACCAGCTGCTTTTCCATTTTCAAGATCCGCAGGCATTGCATTTGCTGTCACAGCAATGACCGGGATGTGCGCGGTCCTTGGGTCGCTCTGCAAAAACCGCATGGTTTCTATACCGTCTATACCTGGCAAGTTGATATCCATCAAAATAAGGTCTGGCAAATGCAGGCGTGCCTGCTCTATACCTAGCAAGCCGTCCGTAGCGGTCAATAAAATCAGGTCAGAGCGCAGGCGTATCAATTCGGCGACCAGCCTCAGATTGGTAGGATTATCTTCAACATATAACAGACATTTTTGTGTACTTGATTTTGGGCCCTGCGCAGACTCATAAAACATCATTTTAATATCTGGTTGCCGGTATTGGCTGTCGGCGGCAGAACCGGGGAATCTGACCCAAAATGTACTGCCTGAACCTACCTGGCTATTGATGCCTATGCGACCATTCATCTCCTCGACAAGGTGTTTGACCAGTGACAGACCTATGCCGGTTCCTTCTTCATTGAATACTTCGCGCCCAAGACGGTTAAAGGGCTGGAAAATGGTTTCCAGTTGAACGGTGCTAAGGCCAACGCCAGTGTCGATGACTTGAATACAGACATGCAGATCATCTTCCAGATGTGCTACAACACTGACTGTGCCATTTTGACGGTTATATTTGATGGCATTCGACAACAAATTAATCAATACTTGCTTCAGGCGAATCCGGTCAGCATTCACATGCAGGCACGTGTTTTCTGCAAAACTGACATTAATTCCGCGTTTCTGGGCCAGCGGTTCTATCATTGTTTTGCACTCTGCAAATACCTCATCAAGAGTGATGACTTCTGCAGTCAATTTCATCGCTCCTGACTCTACTTTTGCCAGATCAAGAATTTCATTAATCAGTGCTAACAAATGGCTGCCAGCTTCCTCTATGTGCTTGGCGAATTCTTTTTTCTCATCGAGACTGGTTTGCAGACTATCAGATGCCAGAATCTGTGCAAAACCAAGTATGGCATTCAGGGGTGTGCGCAATTCATGGCTCATGTTCGACAAAAATGTCGATTTTGCACGATTTGCAATTTCTGCCTGCATCCTGGCTTGCTCCAGGTCCTGATTCAAGATTACCAGTTCGGCAGTATGTTCGCGTAGTTGCTGCTCCAGTCTGGCATTCGCCATGCGCAGCTGACGCGTCTCCATGGCACGCACCAGCACGGGCAGGATTGCTGAAATTTTGAATGGTTTGATAATGTAGTCAAGTGCGCCGACCTTCATCGCCCTGACCGCAGAGGTGATACTACCTTCACCCGTCATGACTATACAGGCAAGATCAGCATCAATCTTGCGGGCAGACTCAACCATGGCAATGCCGTCAAGATCAGGCATCATTAAATCTGTCAGCAACAAGTCAAATGTATTGTTGCGAAGATATGCCAGCGCTTCGATGCCATTGGCAAAGCCTGTAGTTTCATAGTTATGGTCACGCAACAAATCACACAATGCCTGCATGTGTGCGGTTTCATCATCGACTATCAAAATGCGGGCTTGCATCTGGGATACTGTCATCTGAACTCCTGGCATTGGCTAAATGCTCATATTGGCGCTGTCCCAGCCGTAGCTATTTCTTGCCAAGAAATTATCTTGCTTGCAAAAACATCATGCCTACGTGCCAGATGGTCTTATTACATGACCTTGTAAGCATATTAGCATTTTTTAAAAAACAATAATGAGAAATAAGCAATACAAGATTCAATGACGAAAGAGATGGTATATCGCCCATGAAGATAGCTGGTCAGTTACCAGGGCATTTAAGGAAGATGCTTGAATTTTGCACTATCGATAAACCCGGATTGATGCAACATGATGATAGCTTCCTGCGTCCGTCCACCGAGAGCGTCTTGTAGTGTGTATTGGTCAAGCTTAGTGTAAAACACCAGCAATGCATCATCAAGTAAAGACTTAAGCTGGCAATTGCCACGCAATGCACATGGCGGGGCGGCGCAGTCTATCAAGGCATCCACACCTTCAAGTTCGCGGATAATGCTGCCTAGCCTATAAGACTTTATGTCTTGCGCCAAGGCCATGCCTCCGCCCTTTCCTCTGGTCGTAATGATCCAGCCCTTTTGCGCCAGAAAATGCACCACCTTGACGAGATGGTTACGGGAGATGGAGAATTTACTGGCAATCTCGCTGATTGTCACAGGCTCTTGTCTGTCTTTGTGACTCAGATACATGAGCACGCGTAGTCCCAGGTCAGTAAAATGGGTTAATTGCATAAATGATTTTCTGATATTTATAAAGCATGGTCATGTTAATACAATGAAGGGATTCTTTTACACATCAATGCGCCCGGCAAAAACAACTCGCTCGCGATAGATTTGTCGCATGCATTGATGTCTGACACTGGCATTTCAATGGATTTCAACATCCGCCTCCGCAATATTTGCCTGCAAGTCATCAAGGCACTTCAGTTGATATGTGTAAAGGGATATGCTGACAATCTCCCAGTTGAAAGCTGGTGGCAGTCAGTCTGCCACCATTAAAACATGCTTACGCTAATTTCCAGACAAACTGCACTTTCGTCCAAATTTGCGCATACTCGCCATTGATTTTGCCTGGTATCGCTTTTTCTTTACAGCTTCTCAACGCAGCTACCACGGCACTGTCCAGCATCCGGTAACCGGAGGAACGATCTACTTTAGTATTCAGTATGTCACCATCTGCCCCAACCAGAACTGACATATATACCGTTCCGGATTCTTTTTTCTCCATGGATTCTTTGGGATACATGGGACGACATTTGGCAAAATCAATGACGGGTCTTTTATCACCTTTCTTGTCATCATCCCGGTAAAGCATTTTTGCAGCACTGGTATCTTTCGCAGTGCCAGTTTCTTTTGCAGCATTTGAAGACGATATATTGGCATGAGCAAACAAGGTCAAGGAACTTGATACCAGGCCAAGAATAAGGAATGCGGCTTTCCAGTTCAGGGTTCTTACTTCAGGTTTGATGAGACGTTTGATACGGGACATAAGATTTCCTCCTTGGGCCGCCTGGGCCAGTTGAGGGGTTATGAATTGGAAATTAGCCAATTCAGAAAGTGCAAGAGCAAGACGCCGCGGTTCGCCTGTAACTCTTGCGGCTAGATCATCCGCAATTTCTTCTCTGTTATTACGAATCTGCCTCGATATCCACCAAACTGCCGGGTGGTAAAACAAGATGATTTCTATCAGCGATTGAATCAAATTCAACGAATAGTCATGCCGTTTGATGTGCGCCATCTCATGCGCCACCAGCATTTCCAGCAAATCAACTGGCATGCCCGTAAGCATTGCGCTGGGCAGGAGTATCATGGGACGGACTATACCGACAGTGACAGGGCCCTTGAGATCATCAACTACCCTGAATATCACCTTGCTGCGGATGAGAAATTTTTCGCTCATTTGATCAATGCGCCACTGCCATAGAGAATTTGATGTGCTGCGATGAGGGTGGGTATAGGCAGAAATCCAGAACAAGCCCATGCACAAGCGTATTGCCAGTGTCGCGACACAGATGAGCCATACGCCCACTATATCGCTCAAATGCATTTCTACCCATGGAAAAAACCCCATCCACGCTGACGAAGCATCAAATCCCAAGTAGGCAGGAACTTCACCCAGCACATTGATTCCTTTACTGACATGAGCCCCATCGATCCTCAGGAAAAACTCCCTGGCAGGAAGGCTAATGCAGGCAAGCAAGGCAATATAGGCAACTGCATAACGTGCTCTTACCTGGTTAGAACCAATAAGATACAAGGACACAGCCAGCAGCAATGCGATCAACAGACCTTGCCAGATAAAATGCAATAAGGCCCAGCCCAAGGCAGTGACAAGGTGTTGAAAAAATGGGCTCATTTTTCATCCTCATTCAGCAATTTCTGAATTTCTTCGCGCTCTTCTTTGCTGACATGGCCGCGCAGGGCTGCCATCACCAGGTCTTTGGCTGAGCCTGAAAAAGCCTTGTGGATCAAATCTTTCAAGAGATTTGTCTGTAGAGAATCTTGTGCCTGGGCCGCAGCATAGACATGGGAGCGCTGAGTTTCATCCCTGCTGAGCAAGCCCTTGGTATGCATGACCTGCATGAGCCGCAATATGGTTGCATAAGACAACTCCGGCCTGTCCTGCACCGCTGCCTGATGTACATCCTTGACAGTTGATGGTCCCAATTGCCACATCAGACGCAACAAATCCAGCTCTGCAGTCGTCGGTTTACGTGAAATGATTTTGCCCATGTCGCGCTCTTGTAGATAATTGATTAAGATGTAGATTATATGGTCTAGATCATTTTGTCTAGACTATTTTATCTACTTCTTTGCAAAATCAAAACAGATGCAAAAAAGATACAAATAAAGGGCTTAATGGAAAAGACAGGGACAGAACTTGACGGCAAACAAGTTAGTGCGCCTGATGCTGATAGCTGGCATAAGCAGTAGCTGCCATGATGATGAAAGCGCCGGTTAATTCCAGCACTCCCGGTGTTTCACGCAAAAATAGAAATGCCAGCAACATGCCATACACTGGTTCCAGAGAAGTCATGATACTGGCGAAACTGGTCGATAAATGACGCAGGCTGAACATGAACAAGCCGTGAGATAAAGCGGTAAACACCACTCCCAGCAATATCAACCCCGACCAGATTTGTGTACTATTGCCTGCAAGGTCACCAGCCAATAATACGAAAGGTAAAAGCAAAAAAGCGGCCACAGCATTTTGCAGAAAGGCCAATTTAAA
This is a stretch of genomic DNA from Undibacterium sp. KW1. It encodes these proteins:
- a CDS encoding response regulator; translation: MTVSQMQARILIVDDETAHMQALCDLLRDHNYETTGFANGIEALAYLRNNTFDLLLTDLMMPDLDGIAMVESARKIDADLACIVMTGEGSITSAVRAMKVGALDYIIKPFKISAILPVLVRAMETRQLRMANARLEQQLREHTAELVILNQDLEQARMQAEIANRAKSTFLSNMSHELRTPLNAILGFAQILASDSLQTSLDEKKEFAKHIEEAGSHLLALINEILDLAKVESGAMKLTAEVITLDEVFAECKTMIEPLAQKRGINVSFAENTCLHVNADRIRLKQVLINLLSNAIKYNRQNGTVSVVAHLEDDLHVCIQVIDTGVGLSTVQLETIFQPFNRLGREVFNEEGTGIGLSLVKHLVEEMNGRIGINSQVGSGSTFWVRFPGSAADSQYRQPDIKMMFYESAQGPKSSTQKCLLYVEDNPTNLRLVAELIRLRSDLILLTATDGLLGIEQARLHLPDLILMDINLPGIDGIETMRFLQSDPRTAHIPVIAVTANAMPADLENGKAAGFFSYITKPINIEEFGLAVDKALEFVANKSPI
- a CDS encoding M56 family metallopeptidase, producing the protein MIALLLAVSLYLIGSNQVRARYAVAYIALLACISLPAREFFLRIDGAHVSKGINVLGEVPAYLGFDASSAWMGFFPWVEMHLSDIVGVWLICVATLAIRLCMGLFWISAYTHPHRSTSNSLWQWRIDQMSEKFLIRSKVIFRVVDDLKGPVTVGIVRPMILLPSAMLTGMPVDLLEMLVAHEMAHIKRHDYSLNLIQSLIEIILFYHPAVWWISRQIRNNREEIADDLAARVTGEPRRLALALSELANFQFITPQLAQAAQGGNLMSRIKRLIKPEVRTLNWKAAFLILGLVSSSLTLFAHANISSSNAAKETGTAKDTSAAKMLYRDDDKKGDKRPVIDFAKCRPMYPKESMEKKESGTVYMSVLVGADGDILNTKVDRSSGYRMLDSAVVAALRSCKEKAIPGKINGEYAQIWTKVQFVWKLA
- a CDS encoding Rrf2 family transcriptional regulator, whose product is MQLTHFTDLGLRVLMYLSHKDRQEPVTISEIASKFSISRNHLVKVVHFLAQKGWIITTRGKGGGMALAQDIKSYRLGSIIRELEGVDALIDCAAPPCALRGNCQLKSLLDDALLVFYTKLDQYTLQDALGGRTQEAIIMLHQSGFIDSAKFKHLP
- a CDS encoding BlaI/MecI/CopY family transcriptional regulator; this translates as MGKIISRKPTTAELDLLRLMWQLGPSTVKDVHQAAVQDRPELSYATILRLMQVMHTKGLLSRDETQRSHVYAAAQAQDSLQTNLLKDLIHKAFSGSAKDLVMAALRGHVSKEEREEIQKLLNEDEK